One Olsenella sp. oral taxon 807 DNA segment encodes these proteins:
- a CDS encoding heavy metal translocating P-type ATPase, producing MACKHCHAHADHGHDHGRGHDEHEVDGGETAEQDREEEEEDPKRALRKVIVSAVLLLAAYLIEHSFDLPLPGQLLLFLPAYVIAGGDVVKEAVENLMAGDPFDEDFLMAVATIGALLIAFIPGGEPMFAEAVFVMLFFEVGELFETIAENNSRRSISELMDIRPDFATIERAGKLERIDPAKVEVGEVIVVAPGERVPLDGTIVEGSTSLNTVALTGESEPRDASVTDKVISGCVNLSGVIRVRVDKSFGDSTASKILELVENASDRKSRSENFITRFAKVYTPIVVFLALALAIVPPLASGDVGASFATWLLRALTFLVVSCPCALVLSVPLTFFGGIGGASKQGILIKGSGFMETLARSDTVVFDKTGTLTKGVFQVMAVHPSMEDKDRLLHLAAHVERHSTHPIAEALRDAFPCEGDDCSVLETTEVAGKGIIATVNGRRVAVGNTALMDELGADWHSCKNDDGTVIHVAIDGRYAGHVLISDEVKGDAAQAISQLKAEGVTRVVMLTGDRDDVARRIAGELGLDEYHSELLPADKVEHVERLMRERAEGRSLAFVGDGINDAPVLARADVGIAMGAMGSDAAIEAADVVLMDDMPSKVAASVRIARRTLGIARQNIAFAIAVKVAILLLAGVGLAPMWLAVFGDVGVMVLCVLNATRALR from the coding sequence ATGGCCTGTAAGCACTGCCACGCCCACGCGGATCACGGACATGATCATGGGCGCGGACATGACGAGCACGAGGTCGACGGCGGCGAGACGGCCGAGCAGGACAGGGAAGAGGAGGAAGAGGATCCCAAGCGAGCCCTGCGCAAGGTGATCGTCTCAGCCGTGTTGCTGCTCGCGGCATACCTTATCGAGCACTCCTTTGATCTGCCGCTCCCAGGGCAGCTTCTGCTGTTCTTGCCGGCCTACGTCATCGCAGGTGGAGACGTGGTCAAGGAGGCGGTCGAGAATCTCATGGCAGGAGACCCCTTTGACGAGGACTTCCTGATGGCCGTAGCGACGATCGGCGCCTTGCTCATCGCCTTCATCCCAGGAGGCGAGCCGATGTTTGCCGAGGCCGTCTTCGTCATGCTCTTCTTTGAGGTGGGCGAGCTCTTCGAGACCATCGCAGAGAACAACAGCCGCAGGTCCATCTCTGAGCTCATGGACATCCGCCCCGACTTCGCCACAATCGAGCGCGCGGGCAAGCTCGAGCGCATAGACCCGGCCAAGGTCGAAGTGGGCGAGGTCATCGTCGTGGCCCCAGGCGAGAGGGTACCCCTGGATGGCACCATCGTCGAGGGCTCGACCAGCCTGAACACCGTCGCGCTCACGGGCGAGAGCGAGCCGCGTGACGCCTCCGTCACAGATAAGGTCATCTCGGGCTGCGTCAACCTCTCGGGCGTCATCCGAGTCCGTGTGGACAAGTCGTTCGGAGACTCCACGGCCTCGAAGATCCTGGAGCTCGTGGAGAATGCCAGCGACCGCAAGTCCCGTTCGGAGAACTTCATCACGCGCTTCGCCAAGGTGTACACACCGATCGTCGTGTTTCTCGCCCTCGCCCTTGCCATCGTCCCGCCCCTCGCGAGCGGAGACGTTGGTGCGAGCTTTGCCACCTGGCTGCTGCGTGCCCTGACCTTCCTCGTGGTATCCTGCCCCTGCGCCTTGGTCCTCTCTGTGCCCCTCACCTTCTTTGGCGGCATCGGGGGTGCGTCCAAGCAGGGCATCCTGATCAAGGGGTCGGGCTTCATGGAGACGCTCGCCCGATCAGACACCGTAGTCTTCGACAAGACCGGCACGCTCACCAAGGGTGTCTTCCAGGTGATGGCGGTGCACCCCAGCATGGAGGACAAAGACCGGCTCCTGCACCTTGCCGCGCACGTCGAGCGCCACTCCACGCACCCCATCGCGGAGGCACTGCGAGACGCCTTCCCCTGCGAGGGAGACGACTGCTCCGTCTTGGAGACAACCGAGGTCGCCGGCAAGGGCATCATCGCGACCGTCAACGGCAGGAGGGTCGCCGTAGGCAACACCGCGCTCATGGATGAGCTGGGCGCCGACTGGCACAGCTGCAAGAACGACGACGGCACCGTGATCCACGTGGCCATAGACGGCCGCTACGCAGGCCACGTCCTGATCTCAGACGAGGTGAAGGGCGACGCGGCGCAGGCCATCTCCCAGCTCAAGGCGGAGGGCGTCACAAGGGTCGTCATGCTCACGGGCGACCGCGACGACGTCGCGCGGCGCATCGCGGGCGAGCTCGGCCTCGACGAGTACCACTCCGAGCTCCTCCCCGCCGACAAGGTCGAGCACGTCGAGAGGCTCATGCGCGAGAGGGCCGAGGGGCGCTCGCTCGCCTTCGTGGGCGACGGCATCAACGACGCCCCCGTGCTGGCGCGCGCGGACGTGGGGATAGCCATGGGCGCCATGGGCTCGGACGCGGCCATCGAGGCGGCGGACGTGGTCCTCATGGACGACATGCCCTCGAAGGTCGCCGCGTCCGTCCGCATCGCCCGCCGCACCCTGGGGATAGCGAGGCAGAACATCGCGTTCGCGATCGCGGTGAAGGTCGCCATCCTGCTTCTCGCGGGGGTCGGCCTCGCCCCGATGTGGCTCGCCGTCTTCGGCGACGTGGGCGTCATGGTGCTCTGCGTGCTCAACGCCACCCGCGCGCTTAGGTGA
- a CDS encoding ATP-binding protein, translating into MMYDDRMEITSPGKLPNVVTLENMRHTRWARNPIIARTLTEFGWVRELNEGVQRIYDEMASFFLNDPIFEEPNDASVRLTLENSITSRVLRRRDALADGVGEAVPESLNEYELSAMQYVYARGRATVRDLAGHLGRSVKVSRQTLRGLAERDLLVWHGSNTRDPSQYYELPR; encoded by the coding sequence ATGATGTACGACGACCGCATGGAGATCACAAGTCCGGGTAAGCTGCCGAACGTGGTGACGCTGGAGAACATGCGGCACACCCGGTGGGCGCGAAACCCCATCATCGCCAGGACGCTGACGGAGTTCGGCTGGGTAAGGGAGCTCAACGAGGGTGTGCAGCGCATCTACGACGAGATGGCGAGCTTCTTCCTGAACGATCCCATCTTCGAGGAGCCGAACGACGCCTCGGTGCGGCTGACGCTCGAGAACAGCATCACGTCGCGCGTTCTGAGGCGGCGGGACGCGCTTGCGGACGGTGTCGGTGAGGCAGTGCCGGAGTCGCTCAACGAGTACGAGCTCTCGGCCATGCAGTACGTGTATGCCAGGGGGAGGGCCACTGTGCGCGATCTCGCTGGCCACCTGGGGCGGAGCGTGAAGGTCTCCAGGCAGACGCTCAGGGGGCTTGCCGAGAGGGACCTTCTCGTATGGCACGGGTCGAACACGCGGGACCCCTCCCAGTACTATGAACTGCCAAGGTAA
- a CDS encoding tyrosine-type recombinase/integrase, with translation MLAFPCETAARVDELCGCLSCQLRLGSAPYAGPRGKGGKARNVPVTESFAELVGDYAGAFGIGGGDEPPLANRYGRPLTQRGVAYVLGKRLAAAAASMPSIGRKRITCHSMRHSRATRLLEAGVNLIYIRDILGHASVTTTEIYAKTNPELKRKYLTEHSATYSTGEKYTPEERNDLVKWLKDNF, from the coding sequence ATGCTCGCCTTCCCCTGCGAGACCGCCGCGCGCGTCGACGAGCTCTGCGGCTGCCTTTCCTGCCAGCTGCGCCTCGGGTCGGCGCCCTACGCGGGGCCGCGCGGCAAGGGCGGCAAGGCGCGCAACGTGCCGGTCACCGAGTCGTTCGCCGAGCTCGTCGGCGACTACGCGGGGGCGTTCGGGATCGGGGGCGGAGACGAGCCGCCGCTCGCCAACCGGTACGGGAGACCGCTCACGCAGAGGGGCGTGGCCTACGTGCTCGGCAAGCGCCTGGCCGCCGCCGCCGCGTCGATGCCGAGCATCGGGCGGAAGAGGATAACGTGCCATTCCATGCGGCACTCGCGTGCGACGCGCCTGCTTGAGGCGGGGGTGAACCTGATCTACATCCGCGACATACTGGGGCACGCGTCGGTCACGACGACCGAGATATATGCCAAGACCAACCCCGAGCTGAAGCGCAAGTACCTCACGGAGCACAGCGCCACCTACTCGACGGGCGAGAAGTACACGCCCGAGGAGAGGAACGACCTCGTGAAGTGGCTGAAGGACAACTTCTAG